CATGATCAGGCAGGCGAAATTGCTAACGAAGTCCTTTATGCGGGCTTGCTGTTTTCCCCATACCGCACTATTGTCCGAATCCTTTGGAACGAATTTGAGAAAGAAGTCACTCCCATGCTGGCAGAAAGTGTGGCGATGGAATTGTTGCCGAAGCTGGTCAGCGTCTTTAACAAATACGACCTGTCCGACGGTTTTGATACCACTGAGGAATACGACCAGTTTTACACTGAACTGACGGGCGCCATTCAAATCCTTCTCGAAGATGGCATTTAACAAGCGTACGCATCTGCGCGGCAACATTGATGCGATAAAAACCATATTCCTTTTGGAAAAGGAGAACCGTACAGCCACCCCGGAAGAACGGGCCGTACTGGAAAATTATTCGGGATTCGGCGGTATCAAAGCCGTATTAAACCCTGTCGGTCATCCGGGCGATGAACGCTACTGGACCAAAAGTGATCTTGACCTTTTTCCGTTAGTTACTGAACTGCACGAAGTATTGCGAGAAGGCGCCGGTGATGAAGCACAGTACAAACGCTACGTCAGTTCGCTGAAAAATTCCATCCTCACCGCTTTTTACACGCCGCCGGAAGTAGTTAATGTACTGGTGGAAACCCTTCACAAACGAGGCATTGCACCCATGCGCCTGTTGGACCCTTCAGCGGGAACGGGCGCTTTTGCATCCGCCTTCAGACAACAATTCCCAGACTGTGAAAATACTTGCTTTGAAAAAGATTTATTGACAGGTAAAATCCTCTCTCAACTGTATCCAAAGGATAACGTTCGGACTGAAGGTTTTGAAAACATTGAAAGCCGTTATTCCAATCATTACGACATTGTTACCTCGAACATTCCCTTTGGCGATGTGGCTGTATATGATCCTGTCTTTACTGCGAACAACGACCCAATGCGGCGCATGGCTGCACGATCCGTCCACAATTATTTCTTTCTCAAATCAGTCGATATGGTGCGTGATGGTGGTATCGTGGCTTTTATCACTTCACAGGGTGTACTCAATGCCGAACAGAACCGTCCGGTACGCCAGTGGTTGATGGAACATTGCCAGCCGGTTTCCGCTGTTCGCCTGCCCAATAACCTTTTTACCGACCATGCCGGAACTGAAGTGGGCAGTGACCTTGTTATCCTGCAACGCAAGACCCGTGGGGCCAATCTGACACAGCGCCAGCACGATTTTATCGAATCCCGCCGACTGTCCAACGGTATCCTGGTAAACAACCTCTTTCAGGCCTTTGACCGGGTGGTACATACGACCTCAAAAGTCGATACCGACCCTTATGGCAAGCCCGCATTGATATTCCTGCACGATGGCGGTGTGAGCGGCATCGCTGCCGGGTTAAAAGGCATGTTGCGCGAAGATTTTTTACAACACCTTGACTTGGAACGCTATCTTTCCCAAACACCACAAACACAGGAGCAGTCCGGGCAAACTGTTTCACAACCGGTGCCAGCTTTGGGAGCAGCCCCTAAAATGAACACGATTCCGGTTCCTGAAACCGGTTCGCCCCGACCATCTGTTTCTTTTAATGAGTTTACCGGCTCCCTGTTTGGAAATGAGGAATTATCAAAAGCAACGGTCAGGATACCGACTTCGGAGGTTTCCGGTAAAGAAACGCCGCTCTCTGTTTCCCAGCAGCCGCTTATCTCCCTGTACGATCTTTTTGGTCTTCCCGAAACAGAACGTTCCCAAGTTAAAAAGCCACGTACCCGCAGCAAACAGGCAAAACCCGTTGAACAGGCGTCCCTTGATTGGCGCGAGCTTTTACAGATCAGGAATGCCTCTTCCCCACTGCCTGAAACCGTCGCGGATAAAGAAGCCCGGATAAAACGAGAAGAAGAAAAGCGGCAGGAACGGCTCCAGCCTGTTCCTTTTACTGCTGAACGCTTGAAACATTACCGGGAAGGTTCATTGGTATCCGAAGGTGACAACCGCATCGGCTACCTGCGTGGCATTGACAACTTGCAGCCGATGTTCCACCCGCTGGAACTGGCATCTTCCCAACGGCAAAGGGCCTCGCTCTATATTGAAATTAGGGACACCTACCATCACCTTTATATCAACGAGGCCGAACGTCTGCGGGCCAATCCTTCGCTTCGTAATATGCTCAACCGCCTGTACGATGATTTTACGGGAAGCTTTGGCAACCTGAATGACGCCAAAAACCTTGGTCTGATTAAAATGGATGCCGGCGGGCGCGAAATCCTTTCCCTTGAACGATATATAAATGGGCAGTCGGTTAAAGCCGATATTTTCAACCGTCCCGTAGCTTTTAATCCTGATGAGATAACCCACGCCGAAAATGCCCGCGAAGCCCTGACTGCTTCACTGAATAAACATGCGGGCGTAAATCTCGGTTACATGGCTTCCCTTACCGGAAATAAACAGAACGAGATACTGGAAGAACTTAAAGGAGCCGTGTATTTCAATCCGCTGGTAGGCCTCTATGAGGTGGCTGATAAATTCATTGCAGGCAACGTAATAGATAAAGCCGGACAGGTGGAACACTTTTTGGAAAGTAATCCCGGGCATGAAGCTGCCGGCGCTTCGCTCAAAGCCCTGCGGGAAGCTACGCCCAAGCCGATTGCTTTCGACGATCTTGACGTCAACTTCGGCGAGCGTTGGATACCAACAGGTATTTATGAAAAATACGCCTCGTGGCTTTTTGAAACAGGCGTCAACATTCACTATGCACAAAGTCGCGATGAGTATAGTGTCACGGCTTTCAGGAGTAACGCCAAGATCTCTGACCAGTATGCGGTCAAATCGCAAAGCCGCACTTTCGACGGAGTGGCGTTGATTAAACACGCCTTGCACAATACCTCCCCAGACATCACAAAAAAGATTATGGTAGACGGAGAAGAAGTAAAGGTTCGTGATGCCGATGCCATCCAATTGGCCAATTCGAAAATCGACGAGATGCGTAAGGGGTTCTCGGATTGGTTGCGCGAGCAATCGCCGGAGTTTAAAGACCGGTTGGCCGGGCTTTATAACCACACGTTTAACTGCTTTGTACGACCGGCTTACGATGGTTCGCACCAGACTTTTCCCGGACTGGATTTGAAAGGTTTAGGTATTGACGACCTTTACAAAAGCCAGAAAGATGCCGTATGGATGCAGAAACTGAACGGAGGAGGTATTTGCGACCATGAAGTGGGCGGAGGGAAAACGCTGATCATGTGTTGTGCCGCCATGGAAATGAAACGGCTGGGATTGGTAAACAAGCCGATGATAACAGGATTAAAAGCCAATATTCACGAAATAGCGCAGACCTTTTGTACGGCTTATCCCAATGCCCGCGTTTTGTATCCAGGCAAGGAAGATTTCACACCTGTCAACCGGATGAAAATCTTCAACGAGATCAAGAACAACAACTGGGATGCTGTTATCCTTACGCATGAACAATTCGGGATGATCCCGCAGTCTCCCGATATACAACGCGACATTTTACAAAAAGAACTGGATAGTGTTGAAGAAAACCTGGAAGTATTGCGCGGGCAGGGAAAAGAAGTTTCGCGGGCCATGCTAAAAGGTTGCCTTAAAAGGCAACAAAACCTGGAGGCCAAATTAAAGAATATTGCCTACCAGATTGAAACCCGGAAGGACGATACAGTGGATTTTCGTTTGATGGGTATTGATCACTTGTTTGTTGATGAAAGCCATAAATTTAAAAACCTGACCTTTACCACCCGGCACGACAGGGTGGCAGGACTGGGTAATGCCGATGGTTCGCAGCGGGCATTGAATATGCTGTTTGCCCTGCGTACCATACAGGGACGCACAGGTAAGGATTTAGGGGCGACTTTCCTGTCGGGTACGACCATTTCCAATTCACTCACAGAATTGTACCTGTTGTTCAAATACCTGCGCCCGAACGAACTGGAACGGCAGGGGATTACCACCTTTGATGCCTGGGCGGCGATATTCGCAAAAAAGAGCATTGACTACGAATTTTCGGTAACCAACGAAATTGTGCAGAAAGAGCGGTTCCGGTACTTTATCAAAGTTCCGGAACTGGCAGCTTTTTATGCTGAAATAACAGATTTTCGCACGGCAGCAAACATCGGTATTGATCGCCCTGAGAAAAACGAAATACTGCACAATATTCCGCCCACACCCGACCAACAGGAGTTTATTGAACGGCTGGTTGCCTTTGCCAAAAACGGCGATGCTACGCTTTTATTCAGGGAACCGCTTTCTGACAATGAAAAGACAGCCAAGATGCTCATTGCAACCGATTATGCGCGGAAAATGTCGCTGGATATGCGCATGATTGCACCCGAGCGGTACGGTGACCACATCGACAACAAGGCCAGCCATGTCGCCCGCCGTATAACGGATTATTACCGGGATTTCGACAGGCACAAGGGCACGCAGTTTGTCTTTTCCGACCTCGGAACGTACCGTCTCGGTCATTGGAATGTGTACAGCGAAATAAAACGTAAGTTGGTTGAAGACCACGGTATTCCGGCACGCGAGGTGCGTTTTATACAGGAAGCCAAAACTGAAAACGCCCGTAAAACGATGATTGCCGGGATGAATGATGGGAAAATACGTGTACTGTTTGGTAGTACCGAAATGCTTGGAACCGGCATTAATGCCCAGAAACGGTGTGTTGCTATTCATCACCTCGATTGCCCATGGCGACCGTCCGACCTGGAACAGCGCGATGGTCGCGGTATTCGGAAAGGTAACGAGGTTGCCAAACTCTATGCAAACAACAAAGTCGATGTTATCCTGTATGCGGTCGAAAAATCGCTCGATGCCTACAAATTTGGGTTGCTGCATAACAAGCAACTCTTTATCCGGCAACTCAAAACCAATTCGCTTGGTTGTCGCACCATCGAC
This region of Lentimicrobiaceae bacterium genomic DNA includes:
- a CDS encoding DUF1896 domain-containing protein; its protein translation is MSQELSYFRLSLLSYLRDSHPHLANNNAFIAARGDAAANAYSTAVKNGQAHDQAGEIANEVLYAGLLFSPYRTIVRILWNEFEKEVTPMLAESVAMELLPKLVSVFNKYDLSDGFDTTEEYDQFYTELTGAIQILLEDGI
- a CDS encoding N-6 DNA methylase, with protein sequence MAFNKRTHLRGNIDAIKTIFLLEKENRTATPEERAVLENYSGFGGIKAVLNPVGHPGDERYWTKSDLDLFPLVTELHEVLREGAGDEAQYKRYVSSLKNSILTAFYTPPEVVNVLVETLHKRGIAPMRLLDPSAGTGAFASAFRQQFPDCENTCFEKDLLTGKILSQLYPKDNVRTEGFENIESRYSNHYDIVTSNIPFGDVAVYDPVFTANNDPMRRMAARSVHNYFFLKSVDMVRDGGIVAFITSQGVLNAEQNRPVRQWLMEHCQPVSAVRLPNNLFTDHAGTEVGSDLVILQRKTRGANLTQRQHDFIESRRLSNGILVNNLFQAFDRVVHTTSKVDTDPYGKPALIFLHDGGVSGIAAGLKGMLREDFLQHLDLERYLSQTPQTQEQSGQTVSQPVPALGAAPKMNTIPVPETGSPRPSVSFNEFTGSLFGNEELSKATVRIPTSEVSGKETPLSVSQQPLISLYDLFGLPETERSQVKKPRTRSKQAKPVEQASLDWRELLQIRNASSPLPETVADKEARIKREEEKRQERLQPVPFTAERLKHYREGSLVSEGDNRIGYLRGIDNLQPMFHPLELASSQRQRASLYIEIRDTYHHLYINEAERLRANPSLRNMLNRLYDDFTGSFGNLNDAKNLGLIKMDAGGREILSLERYINGQSVKADIFNRPVAFNPDEITHAENAREALTASLNKHAGVNLGYMASLTGNKQNEILEELKGAVYFNPLVGLYEVADKFIAGNVIDKAGQVEHFLESNPGHEAAGASLKALREATPKPIAFDDLDVNFGERWIPTGIYEKYASWLFETGVNIHYAQSRDEYSVTAFRSNAKISDQYAVKSQSRTFDGVALIKHALHNTSPDITKKIMVDGEEVKVRDADAIQLANSKIDEMRKGFSDWLREQSPEFKDRLAGLYNHTFNCFVRPAYDGSHQTFPGLDLKGLGIDDLYKSQKDAVWMQKLNGGGICDHEVGGGKTLIMCCAAMEMKRLGLVNKPMITGLKANIHEIAQTFCTAYPNARVLYPGKEDFTPVNRMKIFNEIKNNNWDAVILTHEQFGMIPQSPDIQRDILQKELDSVEENLEVLRGQGKEVSRAMLKGCLKRQQNLEAKLKNIAYQIETRKDDTVDFRLMGIDHLFVDESHKFKNLTFTTRHDRVAGLGNADGSQRALNMLFALRTIQGRTGKDLGATFLSGTTISNSLTELYLLFKYLRPNELERQGITTFDAWAAIFAKKSIDYEFSVTNEIVQKERFRYFIKVPELAAFYAEITDFRTAANIGIDRPEKNEILHNIPPTPDQQEFIERLVAFAKNGDATLLFREPLSDNEKTAKMLIATDYARKMSLDMRMIAPERYGDHIDNKASHVARRITDYYRDFDRHKGTQFVFSDLGTYRLGHWNVYSEIKRKLVEDHGIPAREVRFIQEAKTENARKTMIAGMNDGKIRVLFGSTEMLGTGINAQKRCVAIHHLDCPWRPSDLEQRDGRGIRKGNEVAKLYANNKVDVILYAVEKSLDAYKFGLLHNKQLFIRQLKTNSLGCRTIDEGSLDEKGGMNFSEYVAILSGNTELLEKARLEKKIAALESERQAFARGKSSSRYKLENILQSAEKNNDLITRISKDMEAFNDRVQTAPDGTRLNPVQLDGLQGSNQKEVGLSLNEISANARTHGVHEPIGTLYGFTLLVKTETTLKEGFDMVQNRFFVKGAGEILYNYNNGLMATDPIIAAQNFIHALDSMPRLLEKYRAENERISKDIPVLKEVVEAVWRKEDELKGLKTELNNLERQIKLSLKPIEQMEGQSSEIVADNQLHPTPLKLTQSKQTVK